The segment TGGAGGGCAGGCTCGGAAAgaacccccagccccagcccgcaGCCGCGCCACGCCGGGCAGCAGAGTCCCAGCACGTACATAGGCTTCAGCGGTTTCCATTTCCAGAGTCCTGCCCTTGCTACTTCGCTTGCATTACATAAAAAACAGTTGAAGGCATTATAAAGCTGGGACACTTAAATCATCTTTTGCAACGGATGTTTTTCGTGAAATAACACGGGTTTGTAAAACACCTGCAGATCCCCACCCACAGGCACCGGCCCCGCTCTCCCCGCTGCCGGCCCAGCCGCTGCCACCTGCGGCTCTGCGGGAAACCCTTATGAAGCCTTTAAGACTTACAAAATATGGAAGGAGATGTTACATGAAAAGGAGAATGGCAAGAGCCAGTAATAACTGCTATTATGACTTGATTACAAAACGTTTGTCTGTTTCTCATGGGTCAGTATTCACCGTTGGCATTCTCTCTCAGGAGCCTGCTCTGGGGAGTACTAGAGACCTCCATCACAGTAGCTGAACAGCTTtattaagaaattattaaatagggaaatttaatttcttaaggCAGTACCATATCCAGTGATAGACATGCTGAAACAAATATAGTGAGACAATAAATGATAATTCACAAATTATTTTGCTATCTTGTAGTCCTAATCAATATTGATCCTTCCACAACTGTGCTATGAAGTTATGCTACACTGTCTTTAATGATTCATTAATCAGCTGTGTGGGGTACATATAGCCCACTCCTCCACTGTCAAAGTAGAACAAATTCCCATCTATGTCAGGAAGCCTTTCCACATATTTTGATCTGTAACTCCCAACACCAGTCTAGGCAGACAGCAGCATCTGGGACTTTCAGCTCTTCTGTAATAAGAGACAACTCCCCAAAGAAATTACCTCAAGCATGGCCACAACCATCCAGGAATAGGATGGCCCTTGCCAAGAATGCAAGTCCTGCTTCGTGGAAATGTGACAAGGAATCAAAGTCCAGCATTGTAAATTCTGGAAACAAAAATCAGATTATGTCCACCAAACAGTGTGGGATTTTATTGCTGGTGTTTTGGGAAGACTGGCAAAGGTAATGGTGTATTAAAGTCCAGTGTATTTCCTGTTGCAAAAACAGAAAAGTGATTCTTCATCTTTGCTATCCTTTGAGTCATCTTAGTGCTTACAGCAGTAGAAAGTACCATGCTAAAACAACTGTACTCTATAGTATGCAAGAAATGCTAATTACATGCTAATTGTAATCCCATAAAGAAATGTGTGCCACACCCTAGTCCCAGAAGACAGATGCAGGAGAGTACTACACTAGTGCAAAGGCCAAACATCTGTATTTTAATAAGTTAGAAGAAATCCAGATATAGAAGCCAGAGTCACTGAAATGTTAACACGTTAATATATTTCATAGCAAATATAACACAGTGTATACATAAAAACCATTTAATACAAAGTGAAAACCATTAGATGCACCTACTAATGCTGATTTTTGGTTATTATCTGTTTCATGGAAACTTGGAAACGAAGCTCTTCATTTCAGTTACACCAGGTTAAGTGGTAAAACTGATCTATAGCAAGCAAATCACTGCCTTTTCATTCACCTGGGAAAGACAGCACCAGGGCAACTGAGTGTGTCCACAAGGGCACCCAAGTGAAAAAGGCTGTGCACTTTTGCCCCACTCACTAAGCTATGCAAAAAAACAGATGTGAATTGATTGCTGCTTCTGAATAGTAAAGCTCAGTTAAGTAATTAAGTGCATCCTtgctgtacaaaaaaaaaaataaatgtaaagtgACAACATAGAAAACTGGCAACAGATAATCATGTCTGCCTAAAATATACACATATGATACATAACTATTGCCATGCTGGCCAGTATGTAAGCCTGTTTGAGAGCAAAGCTTTAATTGCACAGATTAGAAAAAGGAACAAATGCTTTTACAGAGCAAAGCACAAGCTTTGGTTTATGCTTAGACAGTGAACATTAAACCTTCCATTTTTATTATAACATCTATTAAGAAAAATAGCTGTTTCTCTATGAATAAGCACTCCATTCCACACAATGAAATGAAGCTCAGTGTCTTATTCAATGAACCCATTAACTGTGTCTAGACTGGGAATGTATTACATCTTTATTGAAAGCTAGTGAACTACAAAAGGTTTGACTTATTTAATTCACAGTTCCCCAGGTCTCCccccatttttaaaatgctgcatatataaaaataactcAAATATGGCACAAAAGTGGAATTCTCAAGGGAAGGCACAGGATaaacaggaaaagggaagaCTCCACTGGGCAACATCAAGAAATTGCATATAGTCCAAGAGGAATTTGCACCCTATACAAAATGAGCTTCCCTGTGTTCCAGTTCTTGGATCCTTTTTGGTCTCAGTCTATGGTAAGCAGGCTTCAGATCTGTGGAGTGAATATCCTCTGAGCTAGATTTCTGTTCATTTGTGTTTTGTTCAGCATCACCTGATGGAAGTGCAGAGCTCCTAGCCAGTTTCACAGTATTATCCTGGGGGAGCACAGAGCTAGGACTGGTGGGTGCACAAGCTTTAGCAGAAGAACCATCtccattttcttttgatttgttAGAGGGTGGTTTATAAAATGTTCCTGGGGGTGGTTGCAATGTTCTTGGTGCCCTAAAGGCAGCAAGAGGATTAACATCTGGACCATTCTCTTCTGCTGCTGTCCTTCCTGACCCGACAACAGAATATGGCTTACTAGGAAGAATGGCTTTAGCTGAATTGTTACCAAGGCTGCACGATGATGATAAAGCACCTGCAGTTCCACTCTCGAGTGCTCGGATCTCCTGGGGCACATTAGTCATGATCATTGCTGTCCTTGCTGTGATATCATACTGTTTGTACTGCTTGTCCCAAGTTTTTCGCAGCATCTGGGTGTCATAACAAGGCAGTCTGGAACAGGTATCAACAGCAGGCACTGCCTTCACCTCTGAGACTTCTTCAATAGTAGGGCTTCTGCCCAGCTTCTCTGAACTTATTGCCCCTGCATTCCGTGAATTTCTTTCATTCAAAACACACGGAGGAAGTATTCGGTCTACAGGCAGGCTGATAGGGCGAGACGCTGGCTTGGTCCTTGGAGCCCGCAACGGAACTTTGGCAATCTGACGGTTGGGTTTTACAGCAACTGTGTTCATTTTACAGGGGTCTTCACCTGGAGAAATGAATGGATCATTGTCTCTCTCTGAAGTGGGACTCACAACATCACCTAGAAACACAAAGAGATGTGACTGGATCTTTTCGCCAAGAGAACTCAGCAAGACTTCAATGACCCCCTGCTAGTTAGTATTTTAATGGAACAGCAGTTTTTAGGAATAGTTTGTATACATACTAGCAACAGCCAAATGTAAGCATTTCACCAGCAGTAAAACACATACTGTACAGCTGTaaccaaagagaaaacaaagagacACTTCATTTTTCGGCTGGTGCTTTGCCATCcctaaatattttcagttttagtATGTTTCAGATGTCACACCGTTGATGTACAGGACATGACTGAAGTAGTAACATCAGATGAAAATCAGTACAATTAAAGGGTATTATGTATAGTAACTCCTAAATGAAGTATCTTAAATCATACCTGCATTAAACCAAACCCCTGTAGTAGCATAGGCagataaacagagaaaaaatttcAGAGTTAGAATTAGGTTAGCAAACCTGGGgttttttaagcaaaaatacTGATATCCAAAATGCTCTGATGATTCTGTCAGACAATTACTCTTTCCAAAGCCTAATGGTGTAGTTCCAGTGAGTGGCAATGATATAAATTTCGGGGGAATAGTggttaaaatacataaattgcTGGGTATTAGCTTACAGCGCGGTAGCAGATTTCAGAAATCAAGTCACGGCATAATTaggacttttttttgtttgctttctttaaaacaagAGAGAAACCAAACTACTGTTATACTCTCTTACCAAATACTTTAAGCTCTGATTCCATAAACAGATTTCTTAAAAGCCTTTagaaagatttaattttctgttctgaTTACAATAATAAACAGTATATCAAACAGTGATGAACAAGTTTTATCACTTGCTTCTGTCTACATTGCAGAGCTACACGCACTATAATCTAAAGCATCCAGGGCTCCTTATTCACCCACACCCAAATTTAACAGCATACTAACCAGTTACAGATGTATCTGCTTCTTCTTTTGTATTCTTGCTATTCTTCGATTCCAAAAAGAGTACAGCTGTTTCCGGAGCTCTTTCACATGGAACTATTTGAATACCCTGCTAACAAGAGTCAGAGCAGAAGTAAATGAGAACTCAACAAAAAAAGTACTCCTTATCAAAAAACATAGACTTATTAGAAATAAGCTCTGGAATGCTCCAGAATATAACACAGAAATTAATGTGGCACAGGTAACATTGTGGCAGCAAAAGAGTCACTCACTTCCTTTACAGCGACAAACgatttcctctgctgctgtggctccCTCTCATCTGCTGATAAAGCAACTCTGACTGTACCAGCTGATTCTCCAGCATGGGAAGCACTCAGAAGTGGTTTCAATGAGACATCAAATATCTTTTCATAGTATGTTATGAGCAGCTCCACTATCCGGGCCTGATAAGGGTAGTCCACAAGTGATGACAAAGAAACTGTAGCATCGGTTTGACGTGGTCTGATCAGAGTTGGGCCAAATATTATGCCAAGGTTGCTGgctgacattttattttcatcacaCTGTTCTGTAACTCTACacaaagagggggaaaaaaaccaaaacaaaacaaatccccGGGTGTTAGAGagttttattatttcagaaatacttcTGATATTAAAATCTTATGTCTGAAGAGGGTAAGAGACAATAAAAAACAGAGTGAGTTTGGTAGGCAGGCAGAATCTGAAGTGCAGCCCGCATTTAACAGTGGCTTGAACTTACCATACAGGGTGTTTTTATGTcctattttttaaagttctttgtGGCTATTTGGCATTTCTGGAGTTGGGGAAAAGAATGTCTCTCATTCTAAGTAATAATATAGTTATAGCCCAGTATTACCCATTTTTATAGGTAATTGTTGGTTTAGTACATCATCATACCAACCACCATTTAGAGGACAAGGAAGTGAAATGTGACTGAAGAATGGTTATTAAGAGACATTATACAAGTTTCAGTTTTCTGTTAATAGCCACCAAATCACTGCCTTATCTTTGTTACATCACCATTTAAATCATATTTAGATCCCTGCATATTACCTTAATTACTACAGACCCCAATGGTAGCAGAGAATCAAAAATAGTGGAGGCCAATGCTTTCCTtgctttatttccctttcaTATTCTTCTCACTTGGGAATTCATTACATGGAAAAAAACTCCAGCAACAGAACAGTGTCATCAAAGGCATATGTGACATCTTCCTCAACAGTAATCAAAAAGGTACAAGATATTCCTAGCATGCAGCATGTAGCAGTTAAGTTTTCAACACCAGTTTgcatttaaagcattttcttaCCTGTGAAGGTGTCCAATAAGGTACTGAAGAGTGTTATAGTTTGGTACAGGCAGTTGTTTCAGAAGatctttaattttaatgatGATCCTGTTCAGTTCAATACAGAGTGACTGTCTTGTCTTTGCTTTGGGGCTAGCTTGTTTAGCATCCAACTCCTCATTAGCATTCTGACTTTCTTTTGCAAGTCCAATGAACTCATTGTAAAGCCGAAACAAAATCAAGGGCTCTGGAAGCTGAAGAAATAGGTACATTTCAGAAACATACTTAAACCTGAATTTTAActgtttccttcctgtttttctccaaCGTTTTCTGGTCTAGGATCTTTTCTTAGATAATGTTCATGAGCTCAATCcccagttttcctttttccaatCTACACAATTTTCCAGAAATCATTTGTAACCCGTTACCACAATAGCTCCAAGACTGAGCATTTATCCAATTTATTGAAataagattaagaaaaaaaaaagattatttcaaaATCACTTAATGGTGATGATCATAGGATTGGAATGCTCATCACTGATAGCCAACATGAGGAAGAAGACAGGACTATCCAGCTAAAGATTATTCCTTTCAGGGTTAACATGTTTTCAGAGTGACTCAATTTCAGTGGGCAAAATCgcagcttcatttttttcacataCATATTGAAACTGTTTTAGAAAATTCAATCATGAAGCTTTAAAGCTctgttttggaagaaaaatatggaTAATCCCTCCATAATGAACAAAGTGACCACTATGAGCGTTTCATAACATTTTTGCTAGCAGGTATTAACAGCATTCTTGCCTCTTCTGTCTGCATGAAGAGGCAAGAACATGGGACTCTTAAACTCCATGTAAGACAGGCAAATTCACTAATCAGAAAGGTTTTAGAAATAAACTCTGAGTAGACAAACAAGAGCTTGTTATGCATACGATACTAAAGAAAGCCATAATTCCATGCAGAATACATATTGTAGTCCCAGCACTTTTCCCAGCCCTTGTCAACAAGCTCCATGTGCAAAAAAGAAGCCACTGCAATTATACAAGGCACTTGTTTAATCTGCTGCTGTAGGACTGCTGAAAAGGGGTGGTTGTTTGTACTGTGCTGAAGAAATACGCTACAGCACTCTTGTTTTCCATCTGACCTCTCAATTCCATACCTGGCGGAGATACAGCTTGAGAACATTGCTGATATCATGTGCATAGAGTTCTGAGAGCTCAACCAAATCCTTTCCATTTTCAAAAGCTTGACAAAGCTTTTCAACTCTTGACTTGGCTCCATTCACACGATAGATGCCCTAAAATTAAAAGACGAGCAAAACTCTATTTCAGTTTGGAAACAGAACTTGAAAAACAGAGATGATACTGACAGCATTAAAATCttaagtgaatttttttttaagattgtgTCAAACTTAAGTATGAACAAACTTGACCATACCTTGACATTCAGTGCTCTGCTTTCAATTTCTGATGTACACTTTTTGATGATGAAAGGAATGCCGTCAGGAATATTTTTAGCAGCTTGGGCAAATTCCACTCCAAATAAGTGAAGCCTTCCATGAAGTTTTTTGTGCCCACATTGAATGGCTAAAGTCTCTAAACATTTTTTATGGCATGCAAGTGAACACTACAggggaagaaacaaaaaagcacaTGGCTTAATACAATCTAACACcataagaaatatttctgctgtttctcaCCCCATATGtgagcaaaacaaaaagtttGTTAGGATGGTGTGCCTCTGTTTTAAGTTCATGGTGGTTATACAAGTCACAAACTCCAGTTTTTATACAGAAACAAAACTCCCAACTTTACATAAATCCCAAGCAGCaattaaaactgattttcaaCTTACCTCCTCACATTCAGCTCCATGAAATACTACTAAGCCGTCACATTCTCTGCATTTAGATGGAGCTCTCAGCTTCCGTagtttgtgtgtttgtgctgcTTTGGACATATTAGCATTTCTAAAAGGTCCTGGAGAATTTGCAGTTTCAGATGTGAGATCATTTAAACCTGAAGAGAATTTCCCTGTTATAGTCATTTTAATATCTACTACTGGGGTGGTAGTTACTCTGATTTTTTAGAATTGTGCTGGAGAACACAAGTCTGTAAGTAATGGCAACTATCAAAGTAATGAGAAACATTTCAATCACAAGGAGGCAACACTATGTTGCAGTTTACATAACAGAGACATTAACTATCAAACAATCTCGTgtaaaagcagaataaaacaaTCATTTTTGCCTTATTAAGTATTCAGTTTTCTCCTGTATTGTGGCAATGTGAAAATATTAGGACATTTAATTCCAACTGCCCAGCATTTCAGGCAACAATTCATGGAAGTTTAATTTTATACATTTCAAAATCCTGTACTAGAGGATGAAAGATGGCTTGTTTTGGCCATTagtgtttctgaaatgcttAAAATAAAGGAGTATTTTGCAGCAAGGAAGAATTAACACACActcctggcagcagcctcataaaataaattagaaaaaaatcactgattCTGAGTTTCCTGTAACAACATCAAATATTTTCTAGAGGATTCTAAAACTAGAAAAATAGCAACTGGTCTTTTTTTGtgtccaattttttttcagacaatttACTTAAAATGCTGTCAACAACTCTGTGAACCAAGCCCCTTTGTTTTACAGATAACTTAAAATTATCACATTCAGTTAATTGCTCAGAAAGCTTCTTAAATGCTCAAGCATTGATTAAACAATACCACTCTAAATGAAGGCTTGCATTCAGTAACATATTGCCATGCTTTAAGTCTAGATCTCAATTAATACTATTTACCACAGGTTCATTTCCAGAAGGCAAGGTAGATATTTAGGAAATAAGGACTAAGTAAAGAATTTCCTAAGGGCTTTACTGAGCAAGTGccacaaatatttcaaaattagttTGTAAGTACTGTAGACATACAATAGAACTATTTCTGATAATCTAGTTATTCAGGTTTCAATGCCTCTGGCAACATTGTTGTTATACAGTCAAAATTAACTTGAAAATTAGAAACGGCCTGGTCAAATCTGGGACAGACATTACTGAACTCATTTCTCTTAGCTGAAGAGGGGAAAATCTTAGTTACTACCCTAAACATTTggttccaatttttttttccaatttttcacTTATCAACTCCATGTATTTATGCATTTCCAAGTTTAGAAGTGATCTTACATAACTCAGTAAGGAGctaaatttaaatgcaaatgtcTGGAGGGAATGTTTAGTGGATCATTTGCTTTACCTCAAGATGGTGACAACTATGGTTGTCCATACAATCCTATATATGTCCTAAATATATAAAGGCAATTCTGCACCACTTCATAAAAATGACTTAACATTATTCTTCATCTCTCAACCTGAAGTGGATGCATACTGTATTGAAAAACAATGCTGCTGGCAATCACACCTTGTTAAAGTACCAAAGCCACACACTGTAACAAAAAGCATCTTCTGGGGACTTCAGGTACAGAAACAACATTACCACATTCTGAAGGAGATGGTGGCTCTCTTTCATCAAGATCATCCGCAGATGACATAGTCCCAGTGGAAGGTGTTCGGGGAAGTCGTCTTTTAAAATCCCCTATGATGAGAAAAAGCAGATGAGAAAAATTTTCAGGAAGCTGTATCAGTCCCAACCaactgtttgtttttcattacaTGCTCTGCTCAATACTTATTTATTTAACAATGATGTCTTCAATAATGAGAAACAGTGCAGGGAAAAGACTTCAGGTAAGTGCAGCAGTGAGGGTGGCCATACCTGGGCTGGCAGATGGAGAATCCATGGATCGGGACTCACTGCTCCCCCCTGCACTCTCAGAGTCACTGCACATTCCTCCACTCTGGTTGCCAACTGACCACGATCTGAACGGCGGTGGCCCTCGCACtgcttttgaaaagaaagttCACCAATTCCAAATGTCAAAgacaaattttacttttttttttttaattgaaaactaACTATAAGCATATTCAAAATAGGAAAATTTCCACAAGTTACATGAACATGCAATATAGTGGAAAACCCCAGGGCATGTATTCCTGTAATTTCAGTAGCTAAGAAAATTCATTTCAGAAACTTGACAGTTGTGCTTTTGCAGAACACCTGAAATCAACACGAAATTTACAAAACCATTGGATTTTCAATTGCTAGAGTTTCAGTTGAAAGAGTTTAGTCTACTGAGGTTGGCAGTACTTGCTATTTGAATTCTATCTCACCTTTCTTGTCAAAGGATCTAGGCTCAGGCAGTTTTCCATTTGTCCTTATTATGCTCAAGTACCTAATGTTGTATATGCTTTGGACtttataatacatttttaatccTTCAGTGTTACACTTCTGACTGAGACaccaagcatttttttttaaagtttttttttaaaaattatttatttagagACTgagtttcaaaagaaaataagaactaCCTGGAATATCTGTGTTGCTGGAAGATCTCTTCTCTCTAACCTTTTGTGAACGATGATAAACTGGGCTTCCCACATCATCTAATGTCTGAGCAGGAAAATCTCCTGAACACTGAGATAAGCTACCATGGGATGTATGGATGCTGTTTGTTGATTGCTTATTAAAAACccttcagaaagaaagaaaagtaatttgaagaatgaataagaaagaaattaatgaaaagtaATTAatgaaatgcatatttttaatcCCTGGGCATGAAAAATgctatatttaattattattaatgaaCACACATTTTTGATGTCATTCTCATAACTAAATTTAAttccaaaattaaaaaccaaaaatattaaaagtggccatttattttcaattaagtATGTGAGATTTCCCAGTGTTTTCTCTGCACCCAGAAAGAATCAGCTTTTCCACATGTCTTTATGTATTATAAACATTATCTTGCGGACTTTGAATAAACAGCCTATCTGTTCATCTGAAGGTAAGAATAATCAGAAGCCATTGAATATGCTATCCCCTCCTAAAGATTCTCTGACCAGCCATCAGGACCATCCACCTATAAACACACAGGTGTTCACATactgtgctttttaaaagcacagaaaatgtgcCAGTGTCAGTCCATTTTGAAAATCCACTCTCAATgtaagaacagaaaaatgttaaCAGTAATTAACATAAAATGCTGAAGCACCCTGGGGATAAAATAGCCTGCTGGCCAAGTTTAGCAGTCAGGAAGCTGTTCCTTAATCAGTTCTACCCTATCAACCTTAAGGGAAACAGAGACTGAAAAACATTCAAATTTGCATTTGTTCAAGGAACAGTCCCTTAAATTAATGCAGACTCAAACAATAAAAATGATCAAGTACATGAAGAATCACAAGGCTgtgacaaagaaaataaaaggtggGCAGAGAGGATAAAAAACATGCTCCTATAAATGTCAAGCAGTAAATAGCCGAGGGAGCACACAAAGTGTTGGAAATTTCACGCTCATCAGTTTCTCAGGGAGCTACATAGTTAAATTCCCCAAAGCCAAAGTTTATGAGTATAGCTTAAATCAGTCTTAAAAGGCAGGAAATTTACAGACAAGAATTAAGAATCTCAGCTTTAACTTTGAATTTCCTGCCTTTTGTTGGTAGAAGTCTGACTCAAGCATTCGGTTTTTTGTATTTAGTTTCCTTTTGAAAAACGATGACGAGGCTTTCCTGTAGAACTGTGAAACACACAGATTGAAATGGATATTCTGGTGCTTTAGTGCCAAGATGACCATTTTACAACAAATTAAAGGTGGAAAAGCATTTGGCACGCCTGACACAAGAAACTGTCTTTATTTTGAAGTCTTTACTTCCACATTAGCTGGATCTTTCATAGTTTAACAATAAAAACTTGTATTTCACACAggttggaaaaaaatcattaaggTATAACATGTCCATGGACTCTGAGCTTTTTTTTAGGTACATAGCATGAGATGGAAATCGAGAAACACTTCCTGACAAAAAGTTGCCAAATATAAACAATATGAAAGAAGCTACTGTATGTAGCAGCAAGGCTTGTAGAAAAGGACAACCACCTCTTCAGACTTTCTAAACTGATTTTCAAGTACTAATGCCACACAACACTACCAAAACCAAGATTTAAATTTTTGTATTAACCAGTATCTAcattaaaatagtaaaaagtCAAGTCTTGCACAACAATTGTCAATGTTTTAGCAACTATTATTACATGAAATGACATTCTGCCTTAGAATTCAGAGGCAgattttaatgtgaaaaattatatataatcCATCATCTAAAAGATAAGACAAAGAATAGTAAAGCACGATAAAACACCAGGATTCCTTTAGTTCCTCCAAATATACTGTTTTATTGTTAAACACATATGTCTAAGTGTTGCATTTTAAACCAAGCAGTTGCCACCTGTACTTTGGCACTTACCCATCAACCTGGGAACTCTGGGTTTC is part of the Taeniopygia guttata chromosome 8, bTaeGut7.mat, whole genome shotgun sequence genome and harbors:
- the ARHGAP29 gene encoding rho GTPase-activating protein 29 isoform X5 is translated as MLRQNGGSNKRGLGLARLSTSNFFTVSTSANWGMGRSTKSSSLSSISSNSDCYDNPVVDPEYIMQLVNDVRKFADVLLYLKEAFLSEENHDGLHQVVHERLGELLRVLKAVINKHQTLNSVDILSAAGTVIAKVKAVNFKEVNEENKRELFSEIFSSIETLAFTFGNIVSDFLMGDVDNGSSLGLPVSRRSRSFENLSVESGGSLHERDDIQGHLRAEEVDSMLLRNDSGIESALSYAKAWSKYTKDVLAWVEKKLSLEVECAKNLAKMAETAKAVVGHQDYMPFQSIFINAFQNDIENSQLWQQTAAALQSNKFVQPLLGRKNELDRQRKDIKELWQREQKKMQELEAALRKAKLLYTQRQDEYEKAKSCTARAEEEQLSSGGSFVKDFSKQLEKKRRLEEEALQKAEEANEHYKASMAEVEEKRNYLESFKSDVLTQLRELIYQCDLTLKAATVNLFQLQHAQVVSLPVNCQSLCESAKLYDPGQQYSEFVKSLPNDGVPVESGCFETQSSQVDGVFNKQSTNSIHTSHGSLSQCSGDFPAQTLDDVGSPVYHRSQKVREKRSSSNTDIPVRGPPPFRSWSVGNQSGGMCSDSESAGGSSESRSMDSPSASPGDFKRRLPRTPSTGTMSSADDLDEREPPSPSECGLNDLTSETANSPGPFRNANMSKAAQTHKLRKLRAPSKCRECDGLVVFHGAECEECSLACHKKCLETLAIQCGHKKLHGRLHLFGVEFAQAAKNIPDGIPFIIKKCTSEIESRALNVKGIYRVNGAKSRVEKLCQAFENGKDLVELSELYAHDISNVLKLYLRQLPEPLILFRLYNEFIGLAKESQNANEELDAKQASPKAKTRQSLCIELNRIIIKIKDLLKQLPVPNYNTLQYLIGHLHRVTEQCDENKMSASNLGIIFGPTLIRPRQTDATVSLSSLVDYPYQARIVELLITYYEKIFDVSLKPLLSASHAGESAGTVRVALSADEREPQQQRKSFVAVKEGIQIVPCERAPETAVLFLESKNSKNTKEEADTSVTGDVVSPTSERDNDPFISPGEDPCKMNTVAVKPNRQIAKVPLRAPRTKPASRPISLPVDRILPPCVLNERNSRNAGAISSEKLGRSPTIEEVSEVKAVPAVDTCSRLPCYDTQMLRKTWDKQYKQYDITARTAMIMTNVPQEIRALESGTAGALSSSCSLGNNSAKAILPSKPYSVVGSGRTAAEENGPDVNPLAAFRAPRTLQPPPGTFYKPPSNKSKENGDGSSAKACAPTSPSSVLPQDNTVKLARSSALPSGDAEQNTNEQKSSSEDIHSTDLKPAYHRLRPKRIQELEHREAHFV
- the ARHGAP29 gene encoding rho GTPase-activating protein 29 isoform X4; protein product: MLRQNGGSNKRGLGLARLSTSNFFTVSTSANWGMGRSTKSSSLSSISSNSDCYDNPVVDPEYIMQLVNDVRKFADVLLYLKEAFLSEENHDGLHQVVHERLGELLRVLKAVINKHQTLNSVDILSAAGTVIAKVKAVNFKEVNEENKRELFSEIFSSIETLAFTFGNIVSDFLMGDVDNGSSLGLPVSRRSRSFENLSVESGGSLHERDDIQGHLRAEEVDSMLLRNDSGIESALSYAKAWSKYTKDVLAWVEKKLSLEVECAKNLAKMAETAKAVVGHQDYMPFQSIFINAFQNDIENSQLWQQTAAALQSNKFVQPLLGRKNELDRQRKDIKELWQREQKKMQELEAALRKAKLLYTQRQDEYEKAKSCTARAEEEQLSSGGSFVKDFSKQLEKKRRLEEEALQKAEEANEHYKASMAEVEEKRNYLESFKSDVLTQLRELIYQCDLTLKAATVNLFQLQHAQVVSLPVNCQSLCESAKLYDPGQQYSEFVKSLPNDGVPVESGCFETQSSQVDGVFNKQSTNSIHTSHGSLSQCSGDFPAQTLDDVGSPVYHRSQKVREKRSSSNTDIPVRGPPPFRSWSVGNQSGGMCSDSESAGGSSESRSMDSPSASPGDFKRRLPRTPSTGTMSSADDLDEREPPSPSECGLNDLTSETANSPGPFRNANMSKAAQTHKLRKLRAPSKCRECDGLVVFHGAECEECSLACHKKCLETLAIQCGHKKLHGRLHLFGVEFAQAAKNIPDGIPFIIKKCTSEIESRALNVKGIYRVNGAKSRVEKLCQAFENGKDLVELSELYAHDISNVLKLYLRQLPEPLILFRLYNEFIGLAKESQNANEELDAKQASPKAKTRQSLCIELNRIIIKIKDLLKQLPVPNYNTLQYLIGHLHRVTEQCDENKMSASNLGIIFGPTLIRPRQTDATVSLSSLVDYPYQARIVELLITYYEKIFDVSLKPLLSASHAGESAGTVRVALSADEREPQQQRKSFVAVKEQGIQIVPCERAPETAVLFLESKNSKNTKEEADTSVTGDVVSPTSERDNDPFISPGEDPCKMNTVAVKPNRQIAKVPLRAPRTKPASRPISLPVDRILPPCVLNERNSRNAGAISSEKLGRSPTIEEVSEVKAVPAVDTCSRLPCYDTQMLRKTWDKQYKQYDITARTAMIMTNVPQEIRALESGTAGALSSSCSLGNNSAKAILPSKPYSVVGSGRTAAEENGPDVNPLAAFRAPRTLQPPPGTFYKPPSNKSKENGDGSSAKACAPTSPSSVLPQDNTVKLARSSALPSGDAEQNTNEQKSSSEDIHSTDLKPAYHRLRPKRIQELEHREAHFV